In Piliocolobus tephrosceles isolate RC106 chromosome 5, ASM277652v3, whole genome shotgun sequence, a single genomic region encodes these proteins:
- the LOC111525964 gene encoding olfactory receptor 2J1 yields the protein MMMEKNTSSENFFILLGFSNWPHLEVVLFVVILIFYLMTLTGNLFIIILSHLDSHLHTPMYFFLSNLSFLDLCYTTSSIPQLLVNLWGLEKTISYAGCMVQLYFVLALGIAECVLLVVMSYDRYAAVCRPLHYTVLMHPRFCRLLAAASWVSGFSISALHSSFTFWIPLCGHRLVDHFFCEVPALLRLSCVDTHANELILMVMSSIFVLIPLILILTSYGAIALAVLSMQSTTGLQKVFRTCGAHLMVVSLFFIPVMCIYLQPPSENSPDQGKFVALFYTVVTPSLNPLIYTLRNKDVRRAVKRLMGWEWGM from the coding sequence atgatgatGGAAAAAAACACAAgctctgaaaacttctttatTCTACTTGGATTTTCTAACTGGCCTCATCTGGAAGTAGTTCTGTTTGTGGTTATCTTGATCTTCTACCTAATGACACTGACAGGAAACCTGTTCATCATCATCCTGTCACACCTGGACTCCCATCTCCACACTCCCAtgtacttcttcctttcaaaCCTCTCATTTCTGGATCTCTGCTACACCACCAGCTCTATCCCTCAGTTGCTGGTCAACCTCTGGGGCCTGGAAAAGACCATCTCTTATGCTGGTTGCATGGTTCAACTTTACTTTGTTCTTGCACTGGGAATTGCAGAGTGTGTCCTACTGGTGGTGATGTCCTATGACCGTTACGCAGCTGTGTGTAGACCTTTGCATTACACCGTCCTCATGCACCCTCGTTTCTGCCGCTTGTTGGCTGCGGCTTCTTGGGTAAGTGGTTTTTCTATCTCAGCACTTCATTCCTCCTTTACCTTCTGGATACCCCTATGTGGACATCGCCTAGTGGATCATTTCTTCTGTGAAGTTCCAGCACTTCTGCGTTTATCATGTGTTGACACCCATGCAAATGAGCTGATCCTCATGGTCATGAGCTCTATTTTTGTTCTTATACCTCTCATTCTCATTCTCACTTCCTATGGTGCCATTGCCTTGGCTGTACTGAGCATGCAATCAACCACTGGGCTTCAGAAAGTGTTTAGGACATGTGGAGCCCATCTTATGGTTGTATCTCTCTTTTTCATTCCAGTCATGTGCATATATCTCCAGCCACCATCAGAAAATTCTCCTGATCAAGGCAAGTTCGTTGCCCTCTTTTATACTGTTGTCACACCTAGTCTTAACCCTCTAATCTACACTCTCAGAAACAAGGATGTAAGAAGGGCAGTGAAGAGGCTaatggggtgggagtgggggatgTGA